A window from Sinanaerobacter sp. ZZT-01 encodes these proteins:
- a CDS encoding catalase, with protein MNETISELDFIDQAALLNRQKLPERLFHAKGAGAYGYFRPYMSLKEYTKADFLQSSEKETPVFVRFSTMNGQRGSSDTVRDTRGFCVKFHTKQGDYDFLGSHLPVEFVSEPAAYFSYLESIKPQKESNIVDKGKFWDFIAKTPKSVHKLLWLYSDYGTLKSYRKMAGYSVFPYEWINEEGKKYLVKYYFKPLEGIKNITRQEAEFLSGFDVDAARRDLFETLEDQKTVEYELYIQILPVNTKAISFNPLDVTCVWTEKEAQKLAVGKLVLQRNCKDYEKEVEQVTFCPGNIVPGIRLSNIPLLRILNFACKDSERYRLGSIRQQEEMVKKLQVEREEWPVYSTENYTNVNLEASIRRCFMQAGIFFRSLDETMQQRLMDNIMDDLMFLDDSIQQAVVMHLQKVEDALGKKIAKSLTF; from the coding sequence ATTTTCGGCCATATATGTCGCTAAAAGAGTATACAAAGGCAGACTTTCTGCAAAGCAGTGAGAAAGAAACACCCGTATTTGTGAGGTTCTCTACCATGAATGGGCAGAGAGGATCTTCGGATACCGTAAGAGACACAAGGGGATTTTGTGTAAAATTTCATACAAAACAGGGGGATTATGATTTTTTGGGAAGTCATCTTCCGGTTGAATTTGTCAGTGAACCGGCAGCATATTTTTCGTACTTAGAATCTATAAAACCTCAAAAGGAAAGCAACATAGTAGATAAAGGAAAGTTTTGGGATTTTATTGCGAAAACACCAAAATCCGTGCATAAGTTATTGTGGCTTTATTCCGATTATGGAACATTAAAAAGTTATCGGAAAATGGCTGGCTATAGTGTTTTTCCATATGAATGGATCAACGAAGAAGGAAAAAAGTATCTGGTAAAATATTATTTTAAACCGCTGGAAGGGATCAAAAACATTACGAGACAGGAAGCAGAATTTTTAAGCGGATTTGATGTAGATGCTGCTCGAAGAGACTTGTTTGAGACTTTAGAGGATCAGAAAACAGTGGAATATGAATTATATATTCAGATTTTACCAGTTAATACAAAAGCGATTTCATTTAATCCATTAGATGTTACATGTGTTTGGACGGAAAAAGAGGCTCAGAAGCTTGCGGTCGGAAAACTGGTTCTTCAAAGAAATTGTAAAGATTATGAAAAAGAAGTAGAGCAAGTTACATTTTGCCCTGGAAATATCGTACCTGGAATTCGGCTTTCCAATATACCATTGCTGCGCATTCTTAATTTTGCGTGTAAAGATTCAGAGCGGTATCGGTTAGGGAGCATTCGGCAGCAAGAAGAAATGGTTAAAAAGCTGCAAGTTGAAAGAGAAGAGTGGCCGGTTTATAGCACTGAAAATTATACCAATGTCAATTTGGAAGCCTCGATTAGACGTTGCTTTATGCAGGCAGGGATATTCTTTCGCAGTTTGGATGAAACAATGCAACAGCGTCTAATGGATAACATCATGGATGATTTGATGTTCTTAGATGATTCAATACAACAGGCTGTTGTGATGCATTTGCAAAAAGTAGAGGATGCATTGGGGAAAAAAATTGCAAAGAGTTTGACATTTTAA